GAGGAGCGCGAGTCAATTCGGGCCATCGCCGACTTGACCCTGAGCGCCAAACTCCAGGTCTGGTGCCGCATGCACGAGGGCGATCTGGCCGCTTGCGCCGGACTTGCCGTCGACCGGGTCGACCTCTCGATCCCGGTTTCTGATCAACAAATCCACGCCAAATTGGGCATCTCTAGGCAGGCGGTGCTGAGCCGCATCGCCCGGATCGTCCCCCAAGCCCGCGCCATGGGGCTCAAGGTCTGCCTCGGCGGTGAGGATGCCTCCCGCGCCGATCCCGACTTTTTGTTGAAGGTGATCGAAGCGGCCCAGGCGGCGGGAGCTGATCGCTTCCGCTATGCCGACACGGTCGGAATTCTGGAGCCCATCGGGGTGTTGCAGCGCATCGGCAAGATCAAGGCATCGTGCGATCTCGATATTGAAATGCACGCCCACGACGACCTGGGTCTGGCCACCGCCAACACCCTGGCCGCCGTGGTCGCCGGGGCGACCCACGTCAACACCACGGTCAACGGCCTGGGAGAGCGGGCCGGTAATGCGCCGCTTGAAGAGGTGGTGCTGGGGCTGCGCAAGCTTTACGGCATCGAAACCGGCATCGATCTGCACCACTTCCCGGTTCTATCCAAGCTGGTCGAGGCCGCCTCGGGCCGCCCGGTCGCCTGGCAAAAAAGTGTGGTCGGGGCGGGGGTTTTCACCCACGAATCGGGGATTCACGTCGACGGCCTGCTGAAGGATCCGGCCAATTACACCGGGCTCGATCCGGCCGAGGTGGGGCGTCACCACGAGTTGGTGCTGGGCAAACACTCGGGCAGCCAAGGGGTGATGCTGGCCTATGAGGCCATTGGGATGCGGATCGACCGCGAGGCGGCCACCGCGCTGCTGCCCCACATCCGCCAGCTCGTCACCCAAACCAAACACGCCCCCAAACCCGATGAGCTGCGGGCGCTGCTGCATCGACTGCCGACCCAACCGGCGTGGCCCGACCTGGTGCAGTCCGAGGAGATGAGACGATGGGCGTGATTCCGGTCAGCCCTGAGCGGCAAGAGGAGCGGGTGGCCGGGGCCTGGTCGTACCGGGCCGAGGTTACCGAGCCCCAAGCGAAAAAGCCCCAAGCCCGATTGGCCCCAACCCAGGCGGATCAACCCAAGCCCCCCGGCCTGTTGCGGCTGCTGGCCGAGGATGTCGCCTGCGTCAAAAAGCGCGACCCCGCCGCACGTTCGCTGTTTGAGGTGCTGACGATTTACCCCGGCGTCCAGGCGTTGATGGCCCACCGTTTGGCCCATCGGCTGTGGCATTGGCGGCTGCGCTATGCGGCGCGCTGGATTTCGTTCGTCGCCCGGGCCGTCACCAACATCGACATCCACCCCGCCGCCCGGATCGGACGACGGTTCTTCATCGACCACGGCGCCGGGGTGGTCATTGGCGAGACCGCCGAGATCGGCAACGACTGCACCCTCTACCACGGGGTCACCCTGGGCGGCACCTCCTGGGCCAAAGCCAAACGCCACCCCACCCTGGGCGACGGGGTGTTGGTGGGGGCGGGGGCCAAAATCTTAGGGCCGGTGATTCTTGAAGATGGGGTTCGGGTCGGGGCCAACGCGGTGGTGGTGATCGACGTCCCCGCCGGACGGACCGTGGTGGGGATTCCGGGGCGGATCGTGCAGCCGGTGCCGGGTGGCAAGTTGCCCGAGCAAGAGATCGACCTGAACCACCACCTGATGCCCGACCCGGTGGGCCGCGCCATCGCCTGCTTGCTCGACCGCATTGAGGTATTGGAACAACGGCTTGGGGAGGCCCCCTGCGACGATTGCGATCCCGTCGACGGGGTGTGTGGCGCCCAGTCGTTCGGGGAGGGGAAAAGTCCTAAGAAATTGTAAGAGCGCCGCCCCCGGCGCGATGGCTCTTGCCCCCTCGCCCCCCCCAGGGGGAGAGGGTTGGGGTGTGGGGGCGGCCATGCGGGTGAGATGGTTGATTCGTGGGCGACGGCGCTTCGTGCGCGAGGTGTTGGCGGGTGATCCGCCCTGCCCAACGCCACCACCCCTCTCCCCAGGTCTGGGGCGAGGGGACGGTGCCGCCACAGGTCGCTCGGAGACCGGGCTCCTGCACCCGTAACGAACGGTCGTGGCTTGTGGTAGGAGCCCGGTGCAGATCATGCAAATAAATGGGTAGGAGCGCCGCCCCGGCGCGATGGCTCTTGCCCCCTCGCCCCCCCCAGGGGGAGAGGGTTGGGGTGAGGGGGCGGCCAGGTGGGCGAGATGGTTGATTCGTGGACGACGGCGCTTCGTGCGCAAGGTGTTGGCGGGTGATCCGCCCTGCCCAACGCCACCACCCCTCTCCCCAGGTCTGGGGCGAGGGGACGGAGCCGCCACAGGTCGCCCGGAGACCGGGCTTCTGCACCCGTAACGAACGGTCGTGGCTTGTGGTAGGAGGGCGCAGCAGGCAATACCAATAAATCGGTAGGAGCGCCGCCCCGGCGCGATGGCGCTTGCCCCCGCATCCCCTTGCCCCCCATCAGGGGACGAGCGTCGGCACACTGAAACATCCAAGGGATTCCAGGGGGATCCGCCCAATAGGCCCTTGGCCCCCGTGTTCGGCCAACCCCCTTCCTGAAATAAACCGAGGTTCGCCATGACCCCGAACGATCCTCATTGCAGTTTTTGCGGTGCTCCCCGCGCCCCCGACACCCCTTTGATTGCCGGACAAGATGGGGCGATTTGTCCGCAGTGCGTCGAGCTCGCCCACAAGGTCGCCAGCTCCTGGGGACGCAAGCGGGCCATCGCCGACCTGCACCGCGAGCTGCCCAAACCGGCCACGATCAAAACCAAACTCGACGACTTCGTGGTCGGCCAGGATCTGGCCAAAGAGATCCTCTCGGTCGCGGTCTACAACCATTTCAAGCGGCTGCGGCTTGAAAGCCGCCTCGACGGCCAGGGCGAGATCGACGAAGAGGTCGAGATCGACAAATCCAACATCCTGCTCATCGGCCCCTCCGGCACCGGCAAAACCTTGATCGCCTCGACCCTGGCCAAAATCGTTGGGGTCCCCTTCGTGGTGGTCGACGCCACCACCCTGACCCAGGCTGGCTACGTCGGTGAGGATGTGGAGTCGATCTTGGCTCGCCTGCTTGAGGCGGCCGAGGGGAACATCGGGCAGGCGGAGTGGGGGATCGTCTACCTCGACGAGGTCGACAAACTCGCCAAGGCGGGGGAGGGCTCCGCCCGGGTGCGCGACGTCTCGGGCGAAGGGGTGCAGCAGGCGCTGCTCAAGCTGGTCGAAGGGGGGGAGATCAAGGTTCCTACCGGCAAGGGCAAACATCGCGACGGCGAGACCGTCACCCTCGACACCCGCAACATCCTCTTCATCGCCGGCGGCGCCTTCCCCGGTTTGGAAGAGATGGTCGCCCGCCGCATCGCCCCGCCCCACACCGGCGGCGGCTTTCATGCCCGCGTTGTGGCCGAAGAGGATCGCCCCGATCCCGAAACCATGCTGCTCGAAACCACCCCCGACGATCTACGGCTGTTTGGGTTGATCCCCGAATTCATCGGCCGCTTTCCGGTGCTGGCGATACTGGAGCCGCTGGACGAGGCGACCCTGGTCAAGATTTTGACCGAACCCAAGAACGCACTGACCCGGCAGTACCGCAAGCTCTTCGCCTTCGATGGGGTCGATCTGGGCTTCGAACCCGAGGCTCTGACCGCCATTGCATCCGAGGCGATCAGCCGGGGCACCGGCGCCCGCGGTCTGCGTGCCGTGCTCGAAAAACTGCTGCGCCCTCTGATGTTCTCGGCCCCCGATTGGGAGCAAAAGGAGGGGCTGGGGAAACGGCGCTGCGTCGTAACGGCGGGGATGGTGCGGGGGGAGGAGGCGGTTGTGGTCGAGGAGGTGGAAGTGGCTGACGACAAGGAGCGAGTTCGGGCGCGAGGGTAGGTTTTTGGGGAAGCAATACGAAAGGCGGGTTACGCGAGCGAAGGACGCGAAGAAAAGAGTGCCAGCGATTTTAATTCCCCCTGCAGTGCCCGAGAGGTGTGCCGTTGACCGCAAGCACCAGATTCCCAACCCGGGTTAAGAGGGGGGTGAAGCGGCTTTTTTACAGGCGCTGAGCAAGGTTCCCGATGGGGAGCCCGCCAAGCGGATCGGCTTTGATGCCGTCGAATGATTGAATATCGAAAGCGGCCCCAGGGCCGCTTTTTTATTGGGATGCGTGGGGTATCCTGAACGGACGGCAAAGGCCGCTTGCAGGAATTCCCCGTTTGGCGATTGAAGGAGGCGGACATGATTTCCCCCCGGTTACTCCCTTTGTTTGGTTGGGCGTTGGCCCTTTCCACCGCAAGTCTGCTGTCGGGCTGCGGTCCCGACGTAAGTGAGGAGGAGCTGGCCAAGCTGCGCTCCAACCAGACGTTGCTGACCAAGCTGCAAGCCGATGCGACGCAGTGGGCTAAGGAGCGCAAGCAGCTGCAAGAGGCGGTGCAAGCGGCCAAGATCGAGATCGACCGGCTCAGCGCCAGCCCCCAGGCGGCTACCCCTGCCCCTAAAGAGGTCGAGGCCTCCGCCGCCCCGGTAGCGCCGAAAGAGCCCACCCCGCCACCCCCCGCGCCCGTGGCGACCGCGCCGCAATCCCAAGATGTATTGGTCCTGGGCAATCTGCCGATCTTCGAACCGGGCAGCGTCGACATCACCCCCGCTGGGGCGGCCAAGCTCAAAGAGATCGCCCCAGCCCTGCGTCGGGTGGCGGCGGGGCAGAAGATCGTGGTGGTTGGTCACGCCGACCCCATCCCCCCCGGCAAGAACATCAAAGAGCGCCTGCCCGACAACTGGGCCATCTCGTCGGCTCGGGCCCAGGCGGTGATCCGCTATCTGGTTTGGGGTGAAGGGCTCCCCGCCGACCGCTTCGTGCTGGAGGCGATGGGCAGCAGCGATCCGGTGGCCGGGAACGACACCCGTGCCGGACGGCAGCAAAACCAACGGGTGGAGATTCGGATTCAAGGGGGATCTTGAGTGAACCAGGAGGGGCAGCCGTCGGTTTGGGGCGGGTTTTTGGGACCGCCTTCCCATGTGGATGGGGTTTCTGGGTGGGCCAGCCCTGCTGTTGGTGCCGAAAGGCGGACGCGACTGCCACAATCAGGAACGTCAGGAGGCGACCCCGTCGCCGAAGCTCTGCTTACGTTCCTGATTCTGGCGGCCCATCCCTGGGCCGCTCGGAAGCGCTAAGGAAACGCTGATGAAAGGCCTCCTGCCTTGAGTCGGCACGCCACGCAAAAACCAAAAGTAGGCGCCATGAGGCGGCGATGGTTTTTGCTTGGCTTGCAAAATCAACAGGGCTTCGGCGACGGGGTCGCCTCCTACGACAGCGCACCATTTTGGCGGCCCATCCCTGGGCCGCTCGGAAGCGCTAATAAATCAGCGCTTCCTTAAAGGTGGGTTCGTCTTTGCTTCCGCTCATCCCGAGCTTCCCGTTCATCCTGCTCGTTGCAGGTCGAGGGTTTCGGTGCTGTTGCCGTTGCCCCTTGGAGGGCCACGCTCCGTCGTGGCCGCCTTGGCTTTTAAAACACACCCCCCGCAATCAACCAAGAGCCCCGTCTCCCGCTGCCGCTCTGCCCACGTATTCCTTCGATCATTTCTCTACCGCGTTGACCGCGATATCCAGTTGACTGAACGGTGTATGAAAATGGGGTGAAAAGCGGATGCCACCACCGCGTGGTGCGCAGAACACCCCCGCCTGTTGCAACCGGGCAAAGGCTCCATGGGTATCGCCGTCGCGGGGAACAAAGGTGACGATCCCGGCATGACGGGCCGGGTCGCGGGGGGTGAGCAGGCGGTGGCCTGCGGCTTGAAGGCTCCCGATCAACAGCTCGATCCGCTCTCCGATGCGTCGCGACACCACGTCGATCCCCACCTCCTCCAAAAGCGACAGACTCGCCTCCAAACCGTAGATCCCCAGCATGTTGGGGCTGCCCGGCTCAAAGCGACGGGCGGTGGCCGCCGGTTGCCAATCCAGCCGCTCGAAATCCCCAACATGTTCGACCATGTGCCAGCCGAACTGGCGCAATTGCAGCTGTGCCCGCGCCTCGGGGCGGCTGTAAAACAGGGCGATCCCCTCGGGGCCGAGCATCCACTTGTGGCCGTCGGCGGCGACGAAGTCGGCCTGGGCCGCCTCGACGTCGAAGGGGGCTGCCCCCAACTGCTGGATGGCGTCGACGACGAAGAGAATGCCCCGCTTGCGACAGTGGTCGCCGATGGGGGGCAGGTCGAGTTTGAGGCCGACGCCGTACTGCACCGCGCTGAGTGCCACCACCCGGGTGCGCCCGTCGCAGGCGGCGATGATCGCCCCTTCGGGATCCTCCCCGCCGATCTCGGCCCGTCTCACCTCCACCCCCAGCGGGGTGAGCGACTCCCAAACGATGCGGTTGGAGGGGAATTCCTGGTCGCTGATGACCACGTTGTCGCCCGGTTGCCAAGTCAGCCCCCAGGCGATCAGCGACAGCGCCTCGGAGGTGTTCTTGCACAGGGCAATGTCGTCGGGGGAGGGGGCGTCGATGAGGTGGGCCAAGCGACGGCGCAGCCGCGCCTCGACCTCAAGCCACTGCGGGTAATTGAGCGATCCTGCCACCCCGTTCTGCATGGCAAATCCGGCCACCGCATGTACGGTGCGTTGGGGCCAAGGGGCGACGGCGGCGTGGTTGAGGTGGATCAGACCGTCTTGCAGGGGGAATTCGGGGTGCATGGGGCGCTCCTGGAGGCTCTTCGAGGGGGAGGCGCCGCCAGACTGGGGGAAGCGAAGGGGATCGGCAAGGGGTGAAAACAAAAACCCCCGCAGGCCTTTCGGCATGCGGGGGTTTTTGTTTGGTGCCGAGAGCCGGACTCGAACCGGCACGGCTTGCGCCACTAGACCCTGAACCTAGCGTGTCTACCAATTTCACCACCTCGGCACACATTCGAGAGCCGCTTACTGCTGCTGCCCTCGTCAGGGGAGGCGGATTGTTCATATCGCCCTGGGGTCGGTCAACCCCCTCAAGGCGGTATTTCGGCGATTTTTTTCGGGGGATTCGGGGCTGGCGGCTAGGGAAGCGCTGGTTTAATAGCGCTTCCGAGCGGTCCAGGGATGGGCCGCCAAAATGGTGCGCTGTCGTAGGAGGCGACCCCGTCGCCGAAGCCCTGTTGATTTTGCAAGCCAAGCAAAAACGACGTCGCCTCAAGGCGCCTACTTTTGGTTTTTGCGAAGCGTGCCGATTCAAGGCAGGAGCCTTGAATCAGCGTCTGCCTGGGTGAAACGGACGGGTTCTGCCGACTACGAGCAAACCCCAGCCGATCCAAGGGTTTAATCCGAATCGCCCCCGTGTGGCTCGGGCTGCATCGGTCTGAGGGGGCGGATCCACGGTTCGGGCTGGATGGTCACGTGTTCGATTTTAAAACGGTCATGCAGCATGTGACGCAGACCCCCCAGCGATTCGGGCCATTGGGCCAGATCCTCGACCACCACATGGGCGGTCAGGGTCGACTTGCCTCCGTCGATGCTCCACAGGTGCAGATCGTGGACCTCTTTAACGCCGGGGCAGGTCGCCATGGCGTGGCCCACCTCCTCAAGATCAAGCCCGCTGGGCACCCCCTCCATCAGCACATGGATGCTGGCCCGCAGCAGCCGGTAGGCCGAAAAGCCGATGAGCAGGGCGATGGCCAGCGAAAGCAGGGGATCGACCCAGAGCCAGCCGAAGGCGAGGACCGCCGCGCCCGAGAGGATCGCCATCACCGAGCCGAAGAGGTCGCCCAACACATGGAGCAGGGCGCCGCGCTGGTTGAGATCGTGGGGGTCGCCCCCCGAAAGGGTCAGCGCTACCACGATGTTGACCGCAAGTCCGATCAGGGCGACCACCACCACGGTGGCGCCGTCGATGGCATGGGGGGCTTGAAAACGGGCGATTGCCTCGACGACCAGAAAAATCATCAACGCCGCCATAGTCAGGGCGTTGAACCCCGCCGCCAGCACCTCGACCCGGCCCAGCCCGAAGGTGTGCCGCTCCCCCCCCGGCTTGGCTCCCCAGTGGGCGGCGGCCCAGGCGATGCCGATGGCGGCCGAGTCGGTGACCATGTGCCCCGCATCCCCCATCAAAGCCAAACTCCCAGCCCACCACCCCGCCACCGCTTCGACGGCGGCGAATCCCAGGGTCAGCAAAAAGGCGCGGCGCAACACCGAGGTGGAGGCCTGACCGTGGTGGTGATGGTCGTGCCCGTGCCCGTGGTCATGGTCGTGATGGTGGTGGTGCGCCATGGCGGAAAAGCCTTTTGCAGGAGGGGAGGAGGTCGGGGGACGATACCCCGAACCAAACTACGGAGAAACGTAGGCCGGAAGAGCGCAGCGAGGTCCGGCAGGCAGGCGCTGGATTACCCCCCCCGTCGCAGCACATGCCCAACCCATCCAACTTTTGGACTTGGCGCAAATCTGCGTCAATTGCGGAAAATCGGGTTAAAAACGACCCCCACCCCCCTCAAAACACCTGCCCAATCACCAAATACCCCGCCCAGCGGCTGCGCCCGGCGTAGGCCAGCGCCAGGGTGAGGGGTCCGGCTGCGGTGTTGGTGCCGACGAAGAGGCTGCCCGCCGCCACCCAGGTGTTCAGGTTGGTTTTGAGTGCGCCGTTCCAGGCCGAACCGGTCTCCAGCGATCCCCCGGCGAAGGCGCCCGAACCCAAACCGGTGGGGAAACGGGCCAGCCGTTGGTAGGCCACCAAAGAACCCAGCACCGCGTGTTGCCCGCTTAATCCCCCTTGCGGGTAACCCGACAAGTGGAACAGCCCCCCCTGGGTCGCCAGGTCGTAGATTGGGGTTTGGCTGTTGAGCGAGCTCTCCCCCTGGGCCAGCCCGTACACGGTGAATTCGTGCCAACTGAAAACCTGCCCCAGGGCGGCAGAGACTTTGTGGTAGGGGGCCTGAGCCCCGAATTGCCTGGGAACGGTGGTGAGGGTGACGTGCCCTTGCTGCCCTTCGCGGGGGAAGGCAGGGGCGTCGAGGGTGTCGCGTTTGATGCCAACGGTGAGGGCGACCTGCTGGATCGAGGTGGGATTGAGCCCCACCGGTCCGACCTGGCGGCTTTGCTGCACCCACTCCTTGACGATCCCAGCTCGTCCCTCCCAGGCGTTGTCCCCAAAGGTGGTGCCCAGGTCAAGGGCGATGCGCTCCAGCCGCACCTGATATTTGGCGGTTTGTTGGTCGCCCGAATAAACCCCGCGCGGATAGCGGCGTTCTTCGGCTCGGGGGGCGACGAACCACACCCCTTCGGGATCAAGCGGCTGATACCACTCGCTGACCAAGAAGTGTTCGGTCCCGAGCAGCACATCGTTGCGCCATTCGGCCCCCCAGTGGCTCAGTCCAGTGGAGAGCAGGCCAAAACGTAGGCCGTAGGTGTTGTCGCCGTTGCTGGCAGCCTGCAAGGTCACCCCGGTGCGCAGGTAGTGGGGCCCCCAGGATTTGCCGCTCAGGTGGATGAGCAGCCCGGTCTGTTCCTCGCCGTTGGGTCCGGTTCGGCGCGTGAGATCGAAGCTGACCTGTTCAAACAGCTCCATGCCGTAGAGCTTGGCAAAATCGTTTCGGAGCTGCTCCAGGTCGAGCGGTTGCGCCAAGGGGATACGGAGGCGGGCGCGGATCGCGGCGTCGGGGACATCGGAACGGTTGTCCAGGTCGACAAAAGCCACGACGGGGGGGGCGGGGCGGGGTGTTGATGGGCCTGCTGCCATTGGGCGAAGGACTCGGCGGTCAGGGCGAGTTGGGCGAGTTGGGCGAGCTGGTCGATCTGGTTTTGGGCGGCTCGGGCACCATGAGAAACCGCCTGCATCGCCTTATCGAAACTACCTGAGCCAATACCCGTAAGTCGTGGTTGAATCAATATATCTTGAGCGCCAATAGTAGCGATCTGCGCCTGGGTATTGCGGATGGTGACCAGGGTGGTGACCTGGTCGGTGACGCTGACGACCGAGTCGAGTTGGTCGGCTTTGTAGAGGGGGGCACCGACGTTGACGGCGATGACGATGTCGGCCCCCATCGCCCGCGCCACGTCGATGGGCAGGTTGTTGTCGATGCCGCCGTCGATCAGCAGCATGCGGGTGCCGTCCTCCTCGACCCAGGGGACCGGAGAGATCAGCCCCGGAATCGACATACTCGCCCGCATGGCGGTGGCCAGATCGCCGTGATCGAGCACCACCGGCTTGCCCGAAACCAGATCGACCGCCACCGCCCGAAAGGGGATGGGTAGCTGGTTGAAATCCTGGCGGTAGGCGGTATGCAGGGCGAATTTTTTGAGCAGAAATCCGAGCCGTTGCCCCTCGATCAACCCTCGGGGTAGCGCAGGAATTCCGTCGTTGTGAAAACCGAGGGTCGCCCCGACCTGGTAGGCCCGGTCGTCCTCTTTGCGCCGGAAGGTCAAATCATTGCGGGGGGAGGCGTCGCGCAGAGCGTCGCCCCAATCCACCGATTGCATCAACGCTTCGATCTGCTCCGGGCTCAGCCCCGAGGCATAGAGCCCCCCGACAATGGCGCCGAAGCTGGTTCCGGCAACGTAGTCGATGGGGATGTGCAGCGACTCCAAGACCTTAAGCACCCCCACATGGGCCGCCCCTCGCGCACCGCCGCCGCCCAGCACCAAACCGATGCTGGGGCGGTGCAGGATGGTCGCTGGAGGGGGCTCCTCGGCCAGGGCCAGGGGTGAAGCTAGGAGCAGAGCCCAGACCGACAAGAGAAACAGGGGCAGGCGCATGTTTGCCTTCATGGGGGGGGCCGAAAAAAGCGGTGATGGGGGTGGGGAGGGTAGCGGTTTGCAGGATTGGACCCAAGCCGGAAGGGGGTCCCGGTTATCGCTGTTCCACCTCCCGCAACAAATACCCCGCCGCCAGAGCGGTCAGTCCGGCGGCGGCGGCAAAGGCGCTCTCCATGCCGATCCGTTCCCAGAGCAGACCCAAAAGCACTGCCCCCGGCAGGACCAGCAAGCCGCTGAGCAGATGGTACAGACCGAACAACGTCCCCTTCTGGTCGGCGGGGGCCAAATCACCAATCAAGGCCCGCTCCGCCCCCTCGGTCATGGCCAGGGCGGCGGCGTAGACGAGGAAAAGCCCCCAGGTCGTAAGCCCACCCGCAGGGATCAACGCCAGCGCCAGCAACAGAACCACCCGCAGGCTCCATCCCAAACGGACCACCTGCAGGCGGCCCCAACGGTCGGCGGCGATTCCGGCGGGGATCGAGACCAACGCCTTGACCAGACTGGCGGCTGCCCAGATCAGGGGAACCCAGGCAATCGCCAGTCCCCCCTGAAAAGCCCAGAGCACCAAAAAGGCCTCGGGGGTGGTCGCCAGGGCAAGCACCCCGGCGGCGATGACCAGACGGCGCAGCTTGAGATCAAGGGCGCGCCAGCGCAGCGGGGCGGCGGGTAGGGCGCGGGGGACTGGAGGTGGTTGCGGGCCAAACACGAGCAAAAGCACCACCAGCAAACCGGGGACGACCGAAGCCCAAAATACCTGGGTCATCTCCAGCCCCCCCCATTGCAGCAGGGCGAAGGCGATCAGGGGGCCGAGGGTCGCCCCGGCGTGGTCCATGGCGCGGTGGAATCCAAAGGCCCGCCCCCGGATGCTCGGATCGACCGCCGCAGCGATCAAGGCATCGCGCGGCGCGGTGCGCAACCCCTTGCCGACCCGGTCGAGCACCCGCATCGCCAGCACCCAAACCCAGCCAAAAGCCAGGGCAATCAAGGGGCGAACCAGGTTGGAGAGGGTGTAGCCCGAGACCACCAGCCGCTTGTGGCCAACCCCCCGGTCGGCCAGCCAGCCCGAGAACAGCTTGAGCACACTCACCGCCGCCTCGGCCCCCCCCTCGACCAGCCCCACCACCGCCGGCCCGGCCCCCAGGGTGGCGGTTAAAAAGAGGGGAAGCAGGGGGGTAATCATCTCGCTGGCCACGTCGTTGAGGAGCGAGGCCAGCCCGAGGACGATCACGGTGCGGGGAAGAAGGTGATTCATAGAGGGAGTATGGCGGGGATTGGATCGGCGGGTAGGGGGAGGCTGGGGGGGGTGCCGCTTCTAAGCGCGGCCGAGGTAGGCTCCTAGGGAAACGCCGATTAAAGGCCTCCTGCCTTGAATCAGCACGCCTGGCAAAAACCAAAAGCAGAGCTTCGGCGACTTAGGTCGCCTCCTACGTTCCCGATTCTGGGCTGCTCGGATGCGCCGATTAAATCAGCGCTTCCTTAGGGCTAGGTTGGCGACGGTGTTTGATCTTGCTCTTTGGAAGGCCACGCTCCGTCGGGGCCGTTTTTTTCATTGTGCCAAAGGCGGCGCGACGGAGCGCTTCCCTCCAGGGGGGTGGGGGTTTGGGGGAGGGGTGCTGTCTCTTCGATTCACAGGGCAGAAATCCGCGCCACACCTCTCTACGAAACCTTCGCCATCTCCTCCGGTGTCGCCTCGGGCAGCGCCTCGGGCAGGCGGCGTCCCACCTCGTTGGCGAGCAGGGCAAATTCCTCGACGCTCAAGGTTTCACCCCGACGCATCGGGTCGATGCCGACGGCGATCAGCGCCTCGCTGGCCGCTTCGGGCAAGACCTGCCGGATGGCATTGGAGAGCGTCTTGCGGCGCTGCGAAAAGGCGGCGTGCACCGTGCGGCGCAAGACGTTGAGGTCGTCGACCGGGAAGCGGGGCTCCTCTTGCACCGTCAGGT
This Proteobacteria bacterium CG1_02_64_396 DNA region includes the following protein-coding sequences:
- a CDS encoding homocitrate synthase encodes the protein MIPNPIDIVVDDTTLRDGEQSAGVSFSLDEKIAIAARLAAIGVPELEIGIPAMGEEERESIRAIADLTLSAKLQVWCRMHEGDLAACAGLAVDRVDLSIPVSDQQIHAKLGISRQAVLSRIARIVPQARAMGLKVCLGGEDASRADPDFLLKVIEAAQAAGADRFRYADTVGILEPIGVLQRIGKIKASCDLDIEMHAHDDLGLATANTLAAVVAGATHVNTTVNGLGERAGNAPLEEVVLGLRKLYGIETGIDLHHFPVLSKLVEAASGRPVAWQKSVVGAGVFTHESGIHVDGLLKDPANYTGLDPAEVGRHHELVLGKHSGSQGVMLAYEAIGMRIDREAATALLPHIRQLVTQTKHAPKPDELRALLHRLPTQPAWPDLVQSEEMRRWA
- a CDS encoding serine O-acetyltransferase; the encoded protein is MGVIPVSPERQEERVAGAWSYRAEVTEPQAKKPQARLAPTQADQPKPPGLLRLLAEDVACVKKRDPAARSLFEVLTIYPGVQALMAHRLAHRLWHWRLRYAARWISFVARAVTNIDIHPAARIGRRFFIDHGAGVVIGETAEIGNDCTLYHGVTLGGTSWAKAKRHPTLGDGVLVGAGAKILGPVILEDGVRVGANAVVVIDVPAGRTVVGIPGRIVQPVPGGKLPEQEIDLNHHLMPDPVGRAIACLLDRIEVLEQRLGEAPCDDCDPVDGVCGAQSFGEGKSPKKL
- a CDS encoding ATP-dependent protease ATP-binding subunit ClpX — its product is MTPNDPHCSFCGAPRAPDTPLIAGQDGAICPQCVELAHKVASSWGRKRAIADLHRELPKPATIKTKLDDFVVGQDLAKEILSVAVYNHFKRLRLESRLDGQGEIDEEVEIDKSNILLIGPSGTGKTLIASTLAKIVGVPFVVVDATTLTQAGYVGEDVESILARLLEAAEGNIGQAEWGIVYLDEVDKLAKAGEGSARVRDVSGEGVQQALLKLVEGGEIKVPTGKGKHRDGETVTLDTRNILFIAGGAFPGLEEMVARRIAPPHTGGGFHARVVAEEDRPDPETMLLETTPDDLRLFGLIPEFIGRFPVLAILEPLDEATLVKILTEPKNALTRQYRKLFAFDGVDLGFEPEALTAIASEAISRGTGARGLRAVLEKLLRPLMFSAPDWEQKEGLGKRRCVVTAGMVRGEEAVVVEEVEVADDKERVRARG
- a CDS encoding class V aminotransferase, coding for MHPEFPLQDGLIHLNHAAVAPWPQRTVHAVAGFAMQNGVAGSLNYPQWLEVEARLRRRLAHLIDAPSPDDIALCKNTSEALSLIAWGLTWQPGDNVVISDQEFPSNRIVWESLTPLGVEVRRAEIGGEDPEGAIIAACDGRTRVVALSAVQYGVGLKLDLPPIGDHCRKRGILFVVDAIQQLGAAPFDVEAAQADFVAADGHKWMLGPEGIALFYSRPEARAQLQLRQFGWHMVEHVGDFERLDWQPAATARRFEPGSPNMLGIYGLEASLSLLEEVGIDVVSRRIGERIELLIGSLQAAGHRLLTPRDPARHAGIVTFVPRDGDTHGAFARLQQAGVFCAPRGGGIRFSPHFHTPFSQLDIAVNAVEK